Below is a genomic region from Gopherus flavomarginatus isolate rGopFla2 chromosome 25, rGopFla2.mat.asm, whole genome shotgun sequence.
GCAAATGTTGGTGCCCTAGCTGCAGACGTGAACGGCACCGTTCAGTTCGTGGTCCCGGAGCTCTGGGACAGCCCACGGGGAGAGCAGAGCTGCTAATCCCCACATACACGCCTGATGCTGTGTAATCTCCAGGCATGTTGCACCTGGACCTGGGATGCTTCAAATCGAAGCCGCAAGAAGACAAGGGGACCCTCGGGAGGGATGCTGCGTTAAGGGCTGAGTTTGGACCCCTCTCGTTTCAGAACCcaagggaggaggtggtggtggctcCAGCTCTGTTGCGCTCCAGCCCAAAGGCGGCCTCTTCCAAGGGGGCGTCCCTAAGCTCAGACCCATCGGAGCGAAGGACAACTCAGGTACCCAGGAAATAACTTGCTGCCGTTGCTTACCGGTCACCAGTGTTTAGCCGGGTTGCAGGTTTGAAATGCTGCTGGGGTGCAGGGCGCATCACAGCACATTGCAATGCACCAGTCCCAGTGTGATGACATGAGGCTCCGTCACGCCCATCACAGCAGCTGCCCTCACTTACACAGATGCAGGATACGATTTCCCCACCCCGCCCTCGCCAGGCTCTGGCGCCTGATCTGGTCTCAGAAGGGCTGGGGGGTTCTCACTGCATGAAACCAGGGTTACCAGGCCTGCCCAGACTGGGGAATGGTCTGAACACAGGCCTAAGAGCCAGGCAATAATCCTAGTTTTTACAGCCATCCTGTCTGGGACTTTGGGCTCGCCAGTCTTCCCTCTgagtctgtttccccatctgtcccaTTTAAGGATAGTTTATTTTCCAGGGTGGGGTGAGGCTTCTCATGCTTCGGGAATGGCCCTAGGTGCACCAAGTGTTAACAGAAGAATGTTACTTTGCCTTTCTTCTGTGCGTAACCCTGGCCTTCAGAAACTGCCAGGATTAACAAGGGCTGCTTGGGACAGGAGCCATCAGTTCCCTCCGGAGATCCCTGCTCTTGCCATTCCCCCTTCCTGGTGCTCCGGTGAGCTGAGCGCGCTGGCTGCAGTGTGTCCCTTCACACCAAGCTGAGCCCATCGGTCTCCCTTAACTCCAGGCCTGGCTAGGACCCTTTCCCTCCCTTGGCAAGTAACCCAGCTTTCTCTCCGTCGCAGACAGCTCCTCCGGCAAGCAATCGCTGCAAGTTCCTGGCTCCAGATCAGCAGCCCCGCGGCCCCCGGTGCCCGTGACCAACAGCCGACCTCACGATGACTCCGACAACAACCGGGCTTCCCCCCCTGAGCTTCCCCGGATGCAGAGACCCTCCTTGCCTGACCTTTCCCGGCCCAACAGTGCCAGCAGTACCGGCATGAAACACAGCTCGTCTGCCCCTCCGCCCCCGCCTCCAGGCCGCCGAGCCAacgcgccccccgcccccccgcctatGCATGGCAGCAAAGCACCTTCCTATAATCGGGAGAAGCCGTTACCGCCAGCTCCAGGACAGCGGCTCCCCACGAGCCGGGAtggccccccagcaccgccccccatcaagccccctccttccccagtgaatGTCCGAACGGGGCCAAGTTCTCAGAACCAGTCTCTagctccccctccgcccccttaTCGGCAGCCCCCCGGCGTTCACAACGGCCCTTCCAGCCCCACCAATGAGCTGGCCCCAGAGCTGCCTCAGAGACACAACTCTTTGCATAGGAAGACGCCTGGCCCTGTGAGGGGCATGGCTCCTCCTCCACCCTCTTCGGCTTCCCCGTCGCTCCAGAGTAATCGACCCCCTCCGCCGGCCCGAGACCCTCCGAGCAGGGGAGCAGGTAAGAGCCCCTCAAGCACGGGGCTAACTTGGCCCTCAGGCAACCACGCGTGatgctgctgctggctcctgctgCTTCGCGGTGGTGCAGCCGCGTGGCTCCCAGGGTGTGAGGAGAGAGAACGGGGGGGTGGAACCCCCAGCGTCTGCTGCGGGTAAGGGGTGTCGGTTTGTCAGCTCACCGATGTGTGTCTCTAATCCCTGAGGAGGTGCGGCCTGCGCTGGAACTTGTCCCTTGCTTTAGAGGCCTCATCTGCAGGAGCTGCCTGGGAGACAGGCAGAGCGTCAGGGTCTGACATTGGCCTTTCCCATAATGACTTAAGGCAACATCCTCTCTTGGGTGCCCTCGACTTCGCCCTCGCACTCGGCTCTGCGGCCGAGCGAGCGTCGGGAAAGCACTAGTATTTTATCGTCCTCTTGGGCTGGGCCACAAGGCTGCAGTTGTACCTCGGCTGTCGCCAGCTCTGACCCCGCCAGCCCTAGAATCGCTCACTTGAGTCACAACTCCGGAGCTGGTGCGTTATTCTGTGTAACTAACCGAATTAGGAACAGGAGCTGAAACTGTCTCGTTGGGGCACTAACCAGCAGAAAGGCTCTAGTAGATACTtgccaggccctgatcctgatgcACTGGAGCCTGGCATCTCGGCCTGCACTGGAGTCTCAgctggtgtgtgggggtggggtgggcccCTGAAAATACTGGCCAGAGCCTGACAGGTGAGCTGCGTGCTGGGATTTTGAAATGGTACCAAACAGTCTTGAGTGTAGGCTGGAGGAGGGTTAGACCTGGCGTCCTGTGCCCACCTCTGGCTGCCCACTGGAGAGCTGGGCAATCCTCTCCGAGCGGTGGAATAACTCCGTGCCCCACTGCTGGAGGCTGACTCTCTAGAGAGCGCTGTGACGGGCCCAGTCCTGCCCAGGCTGGGTGGGTGGCCAAGATGATCCAGGAGTGTCTCCCTGGCCCTAGCCTGCGTTGACTGGAAGCTGGGAGCGGGCGACGGGCTGGATCACTCGATGGCTATGCTGCTCTGTTAATTCTTTCTGGAGCACCTGGGGTTGGCTGCTACCAGAGACTGgctgctgggctggctgggccaTCGGTCTTACTGTTCCTGTGTCCTTATCTGTGCTGATCAGGGTTTCTattgcagcacccccacccccgcccccactgaTGCGGAATGGTGGTCGTGatgctcccccgcccccacccccctacAGAATGCATGGGTCATCGGAGCCTCTGAGTCGAGGGAAACCTCCGCCCCCACCTACCAGGACACCGGCTGGGccgccccctccacctcccccagtGCGAAATGGGCACAGAGATTCCATTGCCACCGTGAGATCTTTCTTGGGTGAGTAGATGTTAGACCCCAGAGAGAACCTGCCTCGGCAGTGCAGTCCAGATTCCAAACGGTCCTCTGGCTGGGGAGGTGCATGGAAAGCTGCTGTTCTTGTAGGTCCTACATAAACAAGGTGTGAGCCACTCCCTGCTGACACTGCAGGGATTCAGGAATCTTCATGGGTGGGCAAAGGACTCCGGCAGCTCGAGCTCCTGGGTCTGCCTCTGGCACAGTGCCTCTGCTGCGGCTGTGCTCGCTGTCCTTAGCAGCCAGGAGCTTTCTTCCGAGGGGTGTTAGGGCAGGGATGACCTCGCcctcccactcctccctgctatTTCTGTCCACCTGCATTACTTCAGATGGGAATTCTGTTCCCTCCCCCAGCGCATTCGGTGTCTCATGTCTCTCTAGCCCCTGGCAGCCTGGCTTATGATACCATGTTGTGGTGTAATGTTAGCTCCTTCAGAGACAAGGGAAGATACAGTGGATGAATTTCAGGGTCTTGTAAAAGCTTTGAGGGTGGCGGGAAACCTGGTGTTCCCTGGCCATGATGTCTGTGCTGGCTAGAGGGGTGGGAAACCTTCAGGAGTCCCCACTCCTGCAGAGCACTGGGCCTAACTACTGAATGAAAACCTGCCGGCCTTGGACAGTGCCAGGCGTGAGACATGCTGGGGCTGGGCAAAGTCCCTGTGTGTCGTTCTGGTACCGGATTTCATCGGGCTGGAGTGGTCAGGTTCTGGATTCACTCCCTGGCTTGATGTCAGGGGCCCCACTCAGAAAATCTAACCATCCTCGGCTGGAAGTTGAGCCTCGGGAACCATTTGGCTCCTGTCTGAATCAGGCCCAGGCCCactgggaagagagagtgaggAGGGAGGATGTTCCCTTTAACAGGTACCAGGGCCCAGCCATTCCACCAGGCTGAGGCCTGACTTCCACTCGTGCAGCACTCCCTAATGCTTGCAGAGCGACTTTGTAGCTAGTGCAGTGAATGGAGGGCCCCCATCAACGGAATCGTGTCTCTAACTGCGTGATTAACACCCACTGATCATGTTCCAGGTGGAAATCCAGCCCTGTGCATGGAGCCGTTCTTCTTTGTCAGCCAGCAGCTGGCAGCATGGTCGGGGGAGAAATGGGAACTTACCGGGGGAGGGAAAAATTCTCCCCTGGTTCATTTATATTGACTTGCTTAGCCAGTTCTGTTTGACTCCGCTCCCCCCGTGAAGCCTGGAGCACGACCAGGGCAGGGTATGTCCACCCCTAGCTGCGCACATATGCACGGCCCAGCAGGTGGGCAGAGATTCTCCGtgctccccccagcagcagagcACGTCTGTGATCGAGAGCGCTGAGAACTCGGGGTGCCAGGTGACCGTTTCCATTTCCTCTCAAGCTGCCTTAGCTTACCCTTTCCCCTTCTTCCCAGATGACTTTGAGTCCAAATATTCCTTTCATCCCGTCGAAGACTTTCCAGCTCCGGAGGAGTATAAACACTTCCAGAGAACTTACCCCAGCAAAACGAACCGAGGTAGGTGATGGACCTAGCCAGCGTGTCTTGCCGCTAAAATATCTGCGCCTGCTTGGCGGAGGGTGCCCCCACGCCTGCTCCACTAAGCCACCTGGGCGGCACGTACCGCTTCGGAGCGGGAGGCTAAAGCGACGGCCAAGCATCTCTTTCCGCTGGCTGGCTGTGCAGCCTTTCTATCAGCCCTTCCCTTTCTAGGCTTCTCCGAGCCCCTGCGACGGGTCTAACCCCAAAGGTGTCTTGATTAAACTCTTGGCCTGTGCCAATATTGTCTCATCTAATAGCGCCCCCCAGAGACCTGCCTCCGTCAGTGCAGAGCTTGCAGGGCTCTGGCTTCCCCACCTGAGCTCCCTGGGAGCCTGCTGCTGACAGGCACTGGCTGGAGATGCAGTCCTGATCCCACCCGCTCCTGCAAAACCCTGGGCCTCATGCTGGGCTCCTCCATGGCTCATTCAGCGGTGGGCTGGTCTTTGCATCCCCTGGGTGGGGGGGCCTGCACAGGCCCCAGTGGAAGCTGGAGCCGGGATGATAAGCCCGTACACCAGTGACAGCTGGGTCTGTGGTCGCTGGACACGGACCCCGGGCTCTGGGAATCCCCAGGCACCTGGGGGAAGTGGCCCATGAGCACACAGATGTGGCAGGCGTTGGGCAGACTGGCATCCAGGAACGATTCTTGAAACAGCAGCTGGCGAGGAGACCTTTGAACTGAGTGACTTGGCCAGAAAACTCCTGGGCATCCTGCTGCAGCCTAACTAACCGGGCTTCCTTGCCTTGCAGCGAGCCGGGGGGCCCCACCGCTGCCTCCCATCCCCAGGTGAAGTCCAGCTGCATTGCCTGGTTGTTCCTTGGTGAGGAGACGGACCTTCTCTCCTTTCCTTGAACGGACTCCCCCCACAGCCCGCCCGCCCCTAGgaacctgcatgagaagctcccAGTGTCTCGTTTTGTTTTTCCAATGGTGCAAGGAACAAACAAACCCGGATGAATCCCCTCTCACCTCCATCTATGCATTTCATACCTGGACTTACCTGGGTGAGTCCCTTCCTCCACTTTAGAGCTGCAGATCTGCGGGCCGCGCTGGGAAGAGGCTTCCTGCACCACTCTGCAGATCTGTGCAAAAAGACTCTCCTGGTCCACAAGGTTAATGTAACGCAGGATGAACTCCGAGCCAGCGTGGGATGGCTTTGGGGCCAGAAACCAGTGTGGTGCGGCCAGTACCCTCCAGTGCTCCGCGCTAGGGCAGGGCGAGGGGCatgtggggtggggtagggggtcaGACTTGGAGAAGGGAGGgtagggaaaggggtggggggggtcagatTTGGAGATGGGAGCACAGGGAAAGGggtgagttttttttgttttttttttttttaaagtgaaatgtCTAGAACACTACTGGCTGTGAACACTATGTACAGATCAGTTCAGCTAAAGCAACGAGGTGCAGGAAGAGTTTAAACTAACGTGGTTATTTACCCAGACACACTAActgccatccccccccccccccccccggatccaGCGAAGGGGGTCAGACTGTCCCACAGGAACACGGGCCCACTGGGTGGAGCAAATGCTAGCACGGGGCATGCTATGACAGTGGCTGTAACACACAGGTGGTTTGTGGGCCGTGTTCTGTCTGGGGATGCTGTCCATGGCTGCATGGCCTTTCCTCCGAGTGCATCTTTGTAACAAATAGGGCACTGCTAGATTCCCCCCGGCGGAGAATTTGACAAGACTAATCATTCCTGGGTTTTTAACCTGGTAACAGCAGCTGCAAGCATCTCCAGCTCGCCCCCCGGTTAGGAGACGGATGGTAGCTAGCGGCCCGCGGTGTGGGAGCTTGCCGCTTTGGGAGCAGTCAGCTTAATCACACTGATGGGTTCCTGCAAAACGCTGCTTCCCTTCCCGACGGGTGGCGCGGCTCTTCGTGCCCTGCTGGGTGCTCTGATTTTAATGCTAAATGACCACATTTATAATTTTAACAGGAAGACGATAATCGTTGTAATGTTAATAAGCAAAAAATATGGAAACCCTGCTAACTAGGTTTTAATCTGTGGAGGTGAGATCAGGGGCCTCGTGTTCTGACTGTGGGTCATGTGGTTAGCATGAAAACACACTCTATTTTTCATGGGGGAATTGCCTCGTTTGGCCAGACTAGCTAATGACTGTTCATATTCCATGGAAGGGTTTATAATAATCCTGTACCTAGCTGTTGTTTTGCCTTATACACTACTTCTGTCCTGTTGGTACCAGATTGATGATTCTTCTGTATATTTACTCTCTGACCGGGAGGGGTTACATTAATCATAGTTACTGATCTATTTTGTATGTTGTAAAAAGCTTGTAATATAGGATTAAGGTGGGCTTGTTGCAAGTATACTAAAATCCTCACCTTTAAACTGCTCTTTTTCTATGATGAGGGAAATGTATCCTTTTTACGTTCAAACTAGGCAGCACTCATGTTGAGGACCACTGCCCAGTTACAGGAAatgttgggtttgttttgtttttttgtttttctggagGAAAAATATCTGCCCAGCTTAGCTGGTTGGAAGAGAAGTTGATGCACtgtgcatttttgtttaaataaattttaaaaaaggaaaaagtctTTCCCTGTAATGTTCGCTCCCTGTAAGTCTTGTTCTGGAAGCAGAGGGGgttctttttaaaaggaaaaaaaaacctactaAGCTTGAAATtgcattgaaataaaaataataaagatgcACATCAGTTCAAATCGCAACTTTTGGGCCAAAGCACTTTGGTGTTAAGTGTTTCGCATGTTGTCTTGTATGTGTTTTGTGGTACTTCCATTGCTCGTCGGAGACCTGGTAGCGTTTCCGTCATCTCACGGCTGTGCTGCCTGTACGCCTTGGCCATTTATCAGCCAGTGGCGAAACACAGGCTGAACCCGCTTTGTAGCAATTCAGGGAGTATCCAAGGTGGTTCTGCCAAACTGGGCTGTGACTCTTCAAAGCCTGCTGCTAATGGTGGATCCCTGGGAGCCCTTAAAGGAGGCGTAGACTGgtctgggtggggaagaggggcagAAGAAAGATACCGCTGTATGCCAATGTGATGCTTCCTTAACTAGTCTGACCAACTTCACATCATAGGACTAGTGAGAAGAGAGAACTAGACCGAAGCTTTGCTTAACATAGCGTGGAGtttgcttgggttttttttttctcctgactgCTTGAAATAGGGCCCTTGAGCCTGGGCTTTTTGTAGCAATAGACACTGCACCAACAAGGTGGCGTGTCCACCCCCCAAGAGGCGAGTGAGCAGTTTGGATGCTCCAGCTAGCGAAGCTGCGTTGTGCCCTCTCTGGGATCGTAGGGATCGGCTGGGAACAGAGTTCCTAGCGGTTCTGTTTTTCGTAGTCTTGCATTGCACCTGGAGCAGTTCCGAAGGGCTGCAGAACGGAGAGGCTCGGTGAGTCTTCAGTGAGAGACCCGTCAATGGGAGAACTCTTGGTTCACGCTTATGGTGCCTTACCTGTGTCCAGAGCATTTCAGACTCCTCTCCTTGTGCTTTGTGGACTAAAGCAATTCAGCGTGCATAGTCGCACCACTGCGACTGGTTTTTCCTTCCACCTGTTTGGTCCTGTTTTAAATCCCCATTTCCTCTTGACTGCAGCGTCACTGAAGGGTTCCAGTTTCTTGAGTCTCTCCCACGGCAGTCGCTCCTTGGCATGGAAGAGCTCAAGTATTCAACGGCCCGTTGTATAAATGTACTAGACCTGACCTGTGGGTGGAGTCCGCACATTagctggatttttaaaatgtattgtatgaattttttgtttcattttgctgtgagactgTAGCCATCTCTAAAGGTTTGACTTCTCCCTGGGAGGGATGTGTACTGTCGCTTAGATTCTGgtctgatttttgtatgcttcttCCTGTCTCTCCTACATGCAGTTCTTTAAACCTCACTATTAAAATAATAATCTCAATGCTCTGTTGTGCTTTGGATTCTTGCCGTGTGGCGCTGCTTGAGGTCCCGAggagctgctggccctgctctctcATCTCCCAGTGGAAACAATAGCTGGATGGCGGAATCACTTGTGCCAGGTCATTTCACCTGCCTGGGTTTTCACAgcccacatctgtaaaatggggtgacCCAGACCTGCCTTTCCTGAAGCACTCTGAGCTGTTTCCTTGTAGCTCGCTAGCTAAGTGCCAAGTATCGTGTCAGGCTCTGTGCATCTCCTCAGCTAGTGTCAGAAAGGCAGCCGTGACCTTGGATTTGGAGTGCCTGGTCTGAGAGGCCTTGGATGGGATTTTTCTCAGAGGTGTGGAGTGCCCTTAcccccatggatttcagtgggagatgcaactgctcagctcttctgaaaatggGGGGTGTCTATAGACATTTGAAAACGGGTGGCTTTAGCGcactgtgccttggtttccccatttcTCTACTGGTGATTTTTCCCTATCTCAGCGTTCTGGGCCTTTGAGGCGCATTGTGATTCTCAGATGGGAAGAAACAAGGGCAAAACCCAAGGCTTCAGCAACCCCGAAGTTTGCAATCAAGCGATCTGCAAGGCAGAGGATGCCAAGAGCCTGCTGTGTATCCAATGGAACAGGCAGCTGACCTGCaatttgctactggcttggctGGAAGGTCCCTGCCTGTTGTTGGGACATAAGAGATTCAACTGGGCTGCTTGGCCTGGCCAGACCTTCACCTGAGCACAGTCAGGCCAAGCATCCCACACCTGTATGGGAGCTGCTCTGCAGAGCCCAGAGGCGGCAGAGCTGAGTGGAAGCAACAGTCAAGTTCTCCCCCTTCTGAAAATTCCGCTTTGGAAACTTCTCAGAGCTGGGCACTACCCAAGGACTCCTggcctgcagggcagaagcctctGGCCTAGTGGCTGAACAAATAAGAATCCCACTTCCTCGGTGTAGAGGAATTCTGACCCAGGGCGTGCTCTTAACCCAGCTGTCTCACAGCTCCTAAAGCTTGTCATTCTAAATTCTCCTAGAACTAGGGCTTCCATGAAGGGTAAAGAGTCTGCACGTGGCTGCTTCATCGTAATGAAGGTAAATGTTCTGTGGAATGCTAATGAGTAGTGTAGCTGAGCACAGAGCCAGCTGGCACCGTCACTGCCTGCCCAGTTCACAGTACTgccttaacattttaaaaatcagctcaTTGCTGACCCCCCCGTAACTCCACTGCTTGTGGCTGGTTGTAGCAAGGTGGATTCTCCAGTAGTAGGTGCTTAGAACTGACTGCCATTTTTCTCAGGTGGTTGAGAAGCTGTGCTGTATAAGCAGTATGGCACTGCCCTGTGATCCTGGAGACCTAGCGTCTAGTCTCAGCTCTGTGCCCTGGGCAAGTCCTCTGTGCCTCTCCCCCTGATTTAGATTATACAGCGGGCTGGGCAGGAACTGTTTGTAAGGTACCTAGTACCCTGGGTTCAGGTGCCGCCTCACTCCTATAGCTCATAAGAGCACAAATTACATCTTCTTATCACTTCTCTTTATTTTCTGATCTGTGTGgttgtggggagaagaggaggtgaggggaaagagAATGTGGTTAATATTAACCCTTATCTACAGGCACCTTGTCCCAGTTAGTATTTAGCAGGCGTCTTTAATAATACACCCAAGGCTGTTGCCGCCCTGCCTAGCAGCCTGGGAGAGAGACATTGTTTAAAAGGCTGGGTTTTAGCAGGCTTACAAAAAATAGCAGAGTGGCATTTTTTTAGTGGCAACGGCCCTCCTCCCTCCAGTGCTAGTCCAGGCACCACTGGTATAAACTTCGCAGACTAGCTACCTCAGCCACACACAAGAGGCTTcagtccttggcttctctgctgctATTATGCCTGCTGAGGTAGGCTGTGGGTACTTGATCACCATAACTATCATGCTATAGTAGTCAAGGCTGGATCCTCACCACCCCTGGAGTTTTGTTAAGCAGCCTCCTACCTTCCTACTTTGTTACTAATTAATTTGTGAAATAGTTAATTGCAGGGACTGTCCTTTTTCTCAGGAGTGATTGTGAATGTTTTCTTCCTCCGTTCGGGCTAGGCCCATGTGCCTTTGAGTGGAGTTGAAGGAGGTGGATTGCTAATGTTATGGTCTGGCTATGATCCCTGAAGTAGAGAGCAGTACCATTTCCAGGGGCTGGTCAGATCTTCCAGAGCCCTTCCCCTAGGTCAGGGCTAACCTGCTGTgttccgggggggtgggggctctctgtccccaggcctggggagggTGCAGCCCTAGGTGCTGTGGAGGAGGACCTGTACGTCCCCAttttaggtttaaaacaaagggagTATTTTTCACACAAGGCCTAGTCCGCCCGTGGCACTCCTCGCTAaggatggtgtgaaggccaagacaataacaggattcaaagaagaactagatgagccatggatggacctatcgGCCGTGCACTTCCAGCCGGGCTGGTGCCCCTAGTCTGTGTGCCAGGAGCCGGGAATGGGTcaggtgctgagtccctgctccgcccgtgccctctggggcacctggccctggccctggcaggACCCTGGGCTCGGAGCCCGCCTGGCCGCGCCGATGGTCTAACCCCCCCGGGGCTTTGCCGAGTCTGCGGGGGGCTCGGCTCCCGCCTGCCCCGTGGCTGGGCGGCGGGCAGGCAGGGACCGTCGGTCCCAGCGCGTCTTCCCACGGGGACTCcatctcccagcatgcactgcgcCCCGGGGCCGCGCGCTGCGGCACCAGCCCTGCcgcaggggctgctgggagccgTAGTCCGCCGCGCGGACCGCTGTTTCCGGGATGGATGGGGGGGTCGCGGTGGCGCTCTGGGCGCTGATTGGCAGGCGGGCAGCTCGGGCCGGGGCCTGGCTTGGCGCGGAGCCGCGCGATTGGCGGAGGCGGCGGGCGGAGGAGCCTATGGGGCGCGTGGGCGGGGCTGTTTCGGGCCGGTGGCGCGAAGTGAGCGAGAGACGGAGAGCGCGGAGGGGCCGGAGCGGGAGCCGCGGTGagaggggccggggccggggcgcgGGGCCTGGTGGGGGGCACggtgcctgctggggggggaggctgagggagggaggtggggggggcgcGGTGcctggtggggggggaggctgaggggggggcgcggtgcctggggggggggggaggcggaggGGGGGCGCGGTGCCTGGTGAGGGGGAAGAGGCtgagggggggaggtggggggggtgcagtgcctgggggggagggaggctgagggaggggcGCGGTgcctggtgggggggaggaggctgagggggggggCGGCGCGGTgcctggtgggggggaggaggctgagggggggggCGCGGTgcctggtgggggggaggaggctgaggggggggggcgcggtgcctggtgggggggaggaggctgagggggggggggcgcggtgcctggtgggggggaggaggctgagggagggaggtggggggggcgcGGTGCCTGGTGGGGGAGCCTCCCTTCTCCCTGCCTAGTATTGTGAGGGGGCCGGTGCCCCTTACAGGGGGAATACTCTGAGGCCagcggttcctctgccccccaggtATCCGTGTGGCCGCCATGCCCAGCACCAGGTCCCAGACCCAGGCCGCTATCAAATTCCCCAGGAGGAAACAGGCCAGGACGCCCGGCGCGCCTGCTGTGGGTGGCAAAGATGCCGCATCGAACCTCACCAGCGTGACCCTCCTGCCGCTCTCTCCCCGGGAGAAGGTCCTGCCGCTGAGCCCCCGCAAACGCCTAGGTGAGGTACTGCCAGGGGACTtacctgccccccacctcttGCAGGGCCAGAACCCGAATGAGAGTTCagggttcctggctcccagccccacacttgGAGCTTGCTGTTCCCACGGGCGTTACCAGGCTGTTCCCTACACTCCACAGACAATGggcctttcttttcctttccaccTGAAAAAAGGAGGCATCAAGATTGCTCAACGCCTGAGAATTGGGCCTTGTTTCTTGGGTAGCAAACAACTACCTGGTTAGTCACCCTCACAGTCCTCTGGGTGAGGTGGCAAGCGCCTAGGCCATGGGCCAACTCCAGTTCTCTTGGGAtagatatagggtgaccagatgtcccaattttatagggacagtcctgattttgggggctttttcttatataggcacctaataccaccccacccccatcccaatttttgacttttgctatttggtcaccctagatagATATGTTACATCTTCTCATATCCAGTATCCATGGGCTTATCAGCACTAGAAAATTTTGCCCCTTTAGCTATGCCAGTATAGTTAGAGTGGTGCAACCCTCCTAATGTGGATGCAGGTATAAGGTACCtctacactggtgcagctgcatccACACAGGAGCTTAGACCTGTATAACTATGTCAGTGAAATGTCACACTCCAAACTGACATAGTTATATCGGTAACAATTTTATTTCCaattcccccccagcccctgcccacaatTCCTAAGAGCCTGTCAATTGTGAACTGAGTGTAACTAAGGAAGTTCTGACTCGGATCTCTAGACAGGCTGGACCAAGGGTTCGGAGAGGTGTCCATTCCCCACTCCACTCATCACTGAAATATTCACTCTAGGACCCTAAAA
It encodes:
- the WIPF2 gene encoding WAS/WASL-interacting protein family member 2 isoform X1, translating into MPIPPPPPPPPGPPPLPTFHQANSELPKLSREEQRGRGALLQDICKGPRLRKVTQVNDRSAPVLEKPKGGGGGGSSSVALQPKGGLFQGGVPKLRPIGAKDNSDSSSGKQSLQVPGSRSAAPRPPVPVTNSRPHDDSDNNRASPPELPRMQRPSLPDLSRPNSASSTGMKHSSSAPPPPPPGRRANAPPAPPPMHGSKAPSYNREKPLPPAPGQRLPTSRDGPPAPPPIKPPPSPVNVRTGPSSQNQSLAPPPPPYRQPPGVHNGPSSPTNELAPELPQRHNSLHRKTPGPVRGMAPPPPSSASPSLQSNRPPPPARDPPSRGAAPPPPPPLMRNGGRDAPPPPPPYRMHGSSEPLSRGKPPPPPTRTPAGPPPPPPPVRNGHRDSIATVRSFLDDFESKYSFHPVEDFPAPEEYKHFQRTYPSKTNRASRGAPPLPPIPR
- the WIPF2 gene encoding WAS/WASL-interacting protein family member 2 isoform X2; the protein is MPIPPPPPPPPGPPPLPTFHQANSELPKLSREEQRGRGALLQDICKGPRLRKVTQVNDRSAPVLEKPKGGGGGGSSSVALQPKGGLFQGGVPKLRPIGAKDNSDSSSGKQSLQVPGSRSAAPRPPVPVTNSRPHDDSDNNRASPPELPRMQRPSLPDLSRPNSASSTGMKHSSSAPPPPPPGRRANAPPAPPPMHGSKAPSYNREKPLPPAPGQRLPTSRDGPPAPPPIKPPPSPVNVRTGPSSQNQSLAPPPPPYRQPPGVHNGPSSPTNELAPELPQRHNSLHRKTPGPVRGMAPPPPSSASPSLQSNRPPPPARDPPSRGAAPPPPPPLMRNGGRDAPPPPPPYRMHGSSEPLSRGKPPPPPTRTPAGPPPPPPPVRNGHRDSIATVRSFLGGNPALCMEPFFFVSQQLAAWSGEKWELTGGGKNSPLVHLY